Part of the Streptomyces sp. NBC_01408 genome is shown below.
TCGAACGGCACAGTTCCCGCGTTCAGAAGCCGGGCGAACGCCTTGCCGGCCCCGCGGGGAAGCCGCCCGAAGACACGGACCAGGACCAGCAGGACCCGGACGACCACGTAGCCGAAGAGCATGTGCCACAGCAGCTGCCCGTTGGTCCACTTGGTACCGCGCGTGGGCCGGGCAAGGTCCGCCTCGGAGGCGGAGTCCAGCAGTTGATGGAAGGTCCGGCGGGCTCGCTCGTAATCCTCGTACACGGCCTGCCGGTCCATCGGAGTCGTGTTCGCCATCGTCTGCCAGCTCCCGGTCGGCCCTCGGCACGGTGCCCGATGTCGAGATGATGACCGTTTTCCCGTACGCGCACCATCTGCCGGCGGCCCTACGGCGGGGCCGACATCCAATCCGGGGCCAGACAGACAGCCGGTGCACCAGGGACGCCCGTCTGGCTTTGTTCACAAGTTCCGGTTCCGGCTCAACTCCTGTGGTGACGGTTCGATGCTCGGTTCATCCGAACACTGAGCGGCGGGAACCAGCAGGTCAGTGGGTTGGTCCGACGAAATTCACGAGCGCGCAGGGCGCAGCTCCAGAGAGGTTGAGCCAGAACCTGAGAACGGGAGGCACCCCCACGCGACGAGGGCCGGGGAAGGCTCGGCGGAGTCAGTTGTGACGGGCGAGCTTGACCGCGGAGACGAGCAGGATCACGGCCAGCGCGGGGATGAGGACCACGTCCGGGAACACGCCCAGCAGCAGCCCGCCCAGCACCGCGCCGGCGATCGAGCCTGCGGCCATGACCACGGTGAAGCGGCGGTTCGCGCCCAGGACGGCGAAGCTGCCGTCGCGGCTGTAGCGGGCGAACGCCACCAGCATCGTGGGGAGGGACACCAACAGGGAGAGGCTGCCGGCGCTCTTGATGTCCTCCCCGAACAGCAGCACGATCGTCGGGATCAGCAGCTCGCCGCCAGCCACGCCCATGATCGCCGCGACAACGCCGATGCCGAACCCGGCCACGACACCGGCAGGCACCTGCGCCCACAGCGGCAGGTCGAGCGTGCCCAAGGCGGTGGTGTGCGTGACCACCAGGGCGACCGCCATGAGCACCATCAGAACAGCCAGCACCTTGTAGAGGGTCGAGGAGCGCATCCGCACTGCCCACGATGCTCCGGCCCAGGCACCCAGCAGGCTTCCGGCCAGAAGATTGACCGCGACGGGCCAGCGTGCGGCCACCTCGGCGGCCGGGACCGCCACCAGCCGGGCGGGCAGCGCGACCAGGACCACGACCAGGCTCATCGCCTTGTTCAGGATGACGGCCGAGAGCGCGGCGAATCCGAAGAAGCCGATCAGCAGCGGCAGGCGGAACTCCGCACCGCCCAACCCGATCATCCCGCCCAGAACGCCGATGGCCGCTCCCGCACCGAACACCACGGGTGCCGTGTGCGTCGGGCGGAGGGAGGCGAGGTTCTGGTCAGTGCGCATGATGGGAATCTTTACTGGTCACGGGCCTGCCTGCTATGACCCGGCCCGACCTTCAGGGAAAGCCACCGGATACGGGACCAGGACTTGTCAGGACCTCCGAGCACCGAATTCGACCGGGTTACTCGGCCCTG
Proteins encoded:
- a CDS encoding DinB family protein gives rise to the protein MANTTPMDRQAVYEDYERARRTFHQLLDSASEADLARPTRGTKWTNGQLLWHMLFGYVVVRVLLVLVRVFGRLPRGAGKAFARLLNAGTVPFDWVNYAGPRGAVKVYGPRRLGAAFDRVLDSLQRRLAAESDADLARGMHYPVRWDPFFKEFMTLADIYRYPTQHFDFHHRQLTLNGGDGRERAG
- a CDS encoding sulfite exporter TauE/SafE family protein encodes the protein MRTDQNLASLRPTHTAPVVFGAGAAIGVLGGMIGLGGAEFRLPLLIGFFGFAALSAVILNKAMSLVVVLVALPARLVAVPAAEVAARWPVAVNLLAGSLLGAWAGASWAVRMRSSTLYKVLAVLMVLMAVALVVTHTTALGTLDLPLWAQVPAGVVAGFGIGVVAAIMGVAGGELLIPTIVLLFGEDIKSAGSLSLLVSLPTMLVAFARYSRDGSFAVLGANRRFTVVMAAGSIAGAVLGGLLLGVFPDVVLIPALAVILLVSAVKLARHN